A single genomic interval of Dysidea avara chromosome 8, odDysAvar1.4, whole genome shotgun sequence harbors:
- the LOC136265040 gene encoding probable malonyl-CoA-acyl carrier protein transacylase, mitochondrial isoform X1, with amino-acid sequence MMYRSSISCMLFPGQGAQYVGMTSQIQDFPAVRSLFKRANEILGYDLQSLCLTGPESKLQETLYCQPAMVVTSLAAASIAAKDGITNDDGIQAVTGLSLGELTALIFAGAISFEAGLQLVVVRAAALQMACNKVSSCSIRVIGLDKKQIEDLCNVVKLRGYGDCSVSNKLFPIGCTIGSSTQAINFISNYVQQKGGRSKVFALSGAFHSSYMSPATEQFAAAVNKAPFQLPKLPVYSNVTGKPYSSVEEIQTLLVEQLTSCVVWDTVMENMMKDYPQCSFVECGPGSQVNLILKKLNKQAECINYSV; translated from the exons ATGATGTACCGCAGTTCAATATCGTGTATGTTGTTCCCTGGACAAGGGGCTCAATACGTTGGGATGACATCACAAATACAAGACTTTCCAGCTGTACGATCATTGTTTAAACGAGCCAATGAAATACTAGGATATGATCTGCAATCACTGTGTCTCACAGGCCCTGAGAGCAAGCTACAAGAGACACTTTATTGTCAGCCAGCCATGGTTGTCACCTCTCTAGCAGCAGCAAGTATAGCAGCGAAGGATGGCATCACTAATGAC gaTGGTATACAAGCAGTGACTGGACTAAGTCTTGGAGAGTTAACAGCTCTGATATTTGCTGGTGCTATTTCCTTTGAGGCAG GACTACAGCTAGTTGTAGTAAGGGCTGCAGCTTTACAAATGGCATGCAATAAAGTGTCATCATGTAGtattagggtgattggtttggaCAAGAAACAAATAGAAGATCTTTGTAATGTAGTGAAGCTGAGAGGATATGGTGACTGCAGTGTTTCCAACAAGTTGTTTCCAATTGGATGTACCATCGGGAGCAGCACACAAGCCATTAATTTTATTAGCAACTATGTACAGCAGAAGGGTGGACGTTCTAAAGTGTTCGCTTTATCTGGTGCCTTCCATTCATCGTACATGTCACCAGCTACTGAACAGTTTGCTGCAGCAGTAAACAAGGCTCCTTTCCAGCTACCAAAGTTACCAGTGTATTCTAACGTCACTGGTAAACCTTACTCAAGTGTAGAAGAGATACAAACATTACTTGTTGAACAACTAACTAGTTGTGTAGTATGGGACACAGTGATGGAAAATATGATGAAGGATTATCCCCAGTGCAGCTTTGTGGAGTGTGGCCCTGGAAGTCAGGTGAACTTGATATTGAAAAAGTTGAACAAGCAAGCAGAATGCATCAATTACAGTGTATGA
- the LOC136265040 gene encoding probable malonyl-CoA-acyl carrier protein transacylase, mitochondrial isoform X3 — MVKHLLKDGIQAVTGLSLGELTALIFAGAISFEAGLQLVVVRAAALQMACNKVSSCSIRVIGLDKKQIEDLCNVVKLRGYGDCSVSNKLFPIGCTIGSSTQAINFISNYVQQKGGRSKVFALSGAFHSSYMSPATEQFAAAVNKAPFQLPKLPVYSNVTGKPYSSVEEIQTLLVEQLTSCVVWDTVMENMMKDYPQCSFVECGPGSQVNLILKKLNKQAECINYSV; from the exons atggtgaaacatttattgaag gaTGGTATACAAGCAGTGACTGGACTAAGTCTTGGAGAGTTAACAGCTCTGATATTTGCTGGTGCTATTTCCTTTGAGGCAG GACTACAGCTAGTTGTAGTAAGGGCTGCAGCTTTACAAATGGCATGCAATAAAGTGTCATCATGTAGtattagggtgattggtttggaCAAGAAACAAATAGAAGATCTTTGTAATGTAGTGAAGCTGAGAGGATATGGTGACTGCAGTGTTTCCAACAAGTTGTTTCCAATTGGATGTACCATCGGGAGCAGCACACAAGCCATTAATTTTATTAGCAACTATGTACAGCAGAAGGGTGGACGTTCTAAAGTGTTCGCTTTATCTGGTGCCTTCCATTCATCGTACATGTCACCAGCTACTGAACAGTTTGCTGCAGCAGTAAACAAGGCTCCTTTCCAGCTACCAAAGTTACCAGTGTATTCTAACGTCACTGGTAAACCTTACTCAAGTGTAGAAGAGATACAAACATTACTTGTTGAACAACTAACTAGTTGTGTAGTATGGGACACAGTGATGGAAAATATGATGAAGGATTATCCCCAGTGCAGCTTTGTGGAGTGTGGCCCTGGAAGTCAGGTGAACTTGATATTGAAAAAGTTGAACAAGCAAGCAGAATGCATCAATTACAGTGTATGA